GCCTGCCTGTGAAACCGACATGGATGTCGGTTTCACGCCAACGGGCACTGCCCCACAGGGGATATCTCAGCAAAAGTGCGTGGAGTGGGATCTTTTCACCCTTGGCGGGGCGAATTCACTTCATGCCCGGCGAACACTTCCTCTACCTGAATAACCTGCCGATTTAGGCCCAGGAACATAGCCGTCACCATCCGCGTGCAGGCCTTCCCGCCCCTCTTCGTGTGGATAATCCACCCGAAGGACGACAAGATCAAGCTTCTCGGCATCACGGGACTGAAGGCCCGGGACGTGATCGGATATGCCACCGCCGTGATGATCCTGAGCTTCCTCGTCTTCGCCATTCCCCTCCTGTTCCTTCCGGTGTAGGATAGGGGAGAGTGCGAACCGGCAGGCACATTTCTGAACGAAAGGAAGTGGAACGATTGTCCGAAAAGGGTTTTCGCGTGGAAGAAGCGACCGTGCAGCAGATCCACGATGCCATGAAGCGCGGGGAAACTTCCTGCAGGGCAGTCACTGAAGAGTATATCCGCCGCATTGAAGCCTACGACAGAAAGGGACCGTCCCTCCATGCCGTCATCCTGGTCAATCCCAGGGCGCTGGAGGAAGCGGACGAGCTCGACCGGATCTTCCGGGAAAAGGGCCCCGTGGGTCCTCTTCACGGTATTCCCGTGCTGCTGAAGGATAACGTGGAGACGGCGGACATGGTGACCACCAGCGGTTCCCTCGCGCTGGAGCACTACCTTCCCGACGACGACGCCTTCATCACGAGAAAGTTCCGGGAGGCGGGAGCCCTCATCATTGCCAAGGCGAACATGCACGAGTTCGCCGTGTGGGGCGAGAGCGTGAGCTCCATCCTCGGGCAGGTGATCAACCCCTACGATCTTACCAGGACACCGGGAGGGTCGAGCGGCGGCACAGGCGCCGGTATGGCGGCCAATTTCGCCGCCGTGGGCATCGGCACCGATACCATCAATTCAATCCGGTCCCCGTCCTCGGCGTGCAGCTGTGTGGGCATCCGGCCCACCATCGGACTCGTAAGCCGGGACGGCATATCCCCCTACTCCCTGGACCAGGACACGGCGGGCCCCATCTGCCGCACCGTGGAGGATGCCGTCCGGGTGCTCGACGTCATCGTCGGGTACGACCCGGCGGACCCGGAAACGGCATGGTCGGTGGGGAATATCCCCAAAAGCTACATGGAATACCTCTGCCCGGACGGCCTGGAAGGAAAGCGCCTCGGCGTTCTCAGGAGCCTCTTCGGCGACAAGCCGGAGCACGAGGACGTGAACGCCGCCATGAAGCGGAGCCTCGACGCCATGAAGGAGGGCGGGGCCGAGCTGGTGGATGTGTCCGAGCCCATCGACACCAACTACCTGGTATCGAAGGTGAGCGTCCATCTCCATACCCTCAAGGACGATCTCGAAGGTTACCTGAAGAGCCTCGGCGACAAGTGCGCCTACCATACGGTGGAGGCCCTCATAGCCTCCGGCAAGATCCACCCCGGCATCGTGGAGAACATGAAGACCGCCGCCGGACTGAGCAGGGACAGCGACGAATACCGGTCCCGCACACTGAAGCGACTCGCCCTGAAGACCCAGGTCATGAAGCTCATGGCGGACCTGAAGCTGGATGCCCTCGTCTACCCCCACCAGAAGCGTCTCGCCGTACCCGTGGGCGAAACTCAGGTGGAGCGAAACGGAGTCCTCGGCTCCGCCACAGGCTTTCCGTCGATCGCCGTGCCCGCCGGATTCTCCAGGCCCACGGAAACGGCCCCGGGAGGGGTACCCATCGGGCTGGAAATCCTGGGCCGACCCTGGAGCGAGGGGATCCTCATCTCCATGGCCTACGCTTTCGAACGGCGTACCAGTTTTCGGAAACCGCCCTTCAGCACTCCGCCGCTTTCCTGAGGTACAATAGGAGACGGACCGGGGGGAGACCTTGAGGTCTCCCCCTTTCACTTTTTCGGGCGGACGGCGCCGGAGACGGCTCCCCGCCTTCAGGGAGGGAATCGGATGAAAACGTATTCCATAGGGCTTGTGCCGGGCCCCGTTTCGGTACCCGAGGAATTCCGGAGGGCCTATCTCGAGAATTACGGCAGCGCCGACCTCGAGGAGGAGTTCTTTTTCCTCTATGAAGAGGCCGAAGGCCTGCTTCGGCAGCTTCTGAAGACACAAAATCCCGTGACCATCCAGAGCGGCGAGGCCATGTCCGTTCTCTGGGGCGCCGTGAAAAGCTGTCTCCTGCCTGGGGACAGGCTGCTTGCCGTCTCAAACGGAGTCTTCGGCCGCGGGTTCGGTGAGATGGGGCAGGCCCTCGGCATGGACGTCCGGATCGTGGAGGCTCCGGGGGGCGACTTTCCCGATCCGGACGTCATAAGGAAGGAAGCCCTGTCATTCCGGCCCCGGATGATCACCGCCGTCCACTGCGAAACACCCGGCGGCCTGCTGAACCCCGTCGCCCCCCTGGGCGGGATCGCTGACGAGGCGGGGGCCCTTCTCTGCGTGGACTACGTGGCCAGCGCCGGCGGCGCCGATGTGCGCACCGACGGGTGGGGCATCGACATCGGCCTGCTGGGAAGCCAGAAAGTCCTCTCCCTTCTCCCCGACCTCTCCATGGCGGCGGTGAGCCCGAAAGCCTGGAAAGCCATGGAGAGGGTGAACTACCAGGGGTACGACGCCCTTCTCCCCTGGAGAGACGGGGTGAAGAACCGGTATCTTCCCTATACTTTCAACTGGCAGGCCCTGAGCGCCCTCAGGCTTTCCCTGCTTCGGCTGCTCGGGGAGGGACTTGAGGCCTCCTTCGGGCGTCATGAACGGGTGGCCCGATATGCCCGAGAGCGGCTGACGGCCATGGGAGTGTCCCTCTACCCGAAACGGGAGGAACTCTGCTCCCCCACGGTGACCGCCGCCCTCGTGCCTGAAGGGTGGACCTGGCAGAAACTGGACGGCGCCCTCAGGGAACGGGGCATGGCCGTGGGGGGCAGCTACGGCCCCCTGGCGGGGAAAGTATTCCGCATCGGCCACATGGGATCCCAGGCCGACATGGAGCTGGTAAAAAAGGGCATGGACGTGCTTGAGGACGTCCTCGGCGGAAAGTAGAAAACGGACGTTCCGGACGGAAAGAAAGGGGTACGGCTGTGAAAATCCTGCGGAAAAGCATCCTTGCGTTCCTGACGCTCCTGGTTCTCGCGGCGTCGGCCTTCGCCTCCGGCGGCAGGGTCACCCTGCTGTCGCTGAACGACATCCACGGCCACATCTACCCCGAGGACGGCGAAGGCGGCCTCGCCAAGGCCGCCACGGTAATCGAGGCGATCCGGGGGGAAAACCCCGGGAACACCTTCTTTTTTGAAATCGGCGACGTGAACGAAGGCCCCCTGTTCTTCTACTTCCGCGGCCACGCCGAAATGAGGGGACTCTCCCTGCTCGGCGCCGACGGGGGTACCCTCGGCAACCACGAGTTCGACCTCGGAGAGGACGTGCTGTTCGAAACGGTGTCCCGGGCCAGGTTCCCCGTGGCGGTCTCCAACCTGAGGTACAGGGACGGCCGCCCGGCCCCCTTCCCGACCCACGGCATCAAAAAGACCGCTGACGGTCTCACCGTCGGCTTTTTCGGCCTCATCACCCCCGAACTGGGCACCATGACCGCGGGAAGGGGCAATTTCCGCGCCGGGCAGGACCTTCCCTCCGAGGCGGAGCGGATGGTGAATCTCCTCCGCCGGGAAGGATGCGATGCCATAGTGCTCCTGAGCCACTGCGGTCTCGACGTAGACCGGATGATCGCTCGGTCCGTGGCGGGGATTTCCGCCATTCTCGGAGGACACAGCCATACCCTCATGGAGCGGGAAGAATTCGTCGAGGGCCCCGGCGGATGGGTCACCGTCATAGGCCAGGCGGGCTCCTACGCCAGGTACCTGGGAAGGATGAACCTCGTCCTTACGCAAGGCATGGCGGACAGGGAGGAAACATCCTGGAGGGCGATTCCCCTTGGGAAGGACATCCCCGAAGATCTCCGGGTCGCCCTGCTGATCGAGCCCTTCCGGGAACGGCTGAAGGAGAAGCTGGACATCCCCCTCGCTCCTCAGCCGGAAGACTTCGATGCCCGGAGGGAAACCCTGCGGACGGGGGAAGCCCCCCTGGGGAACTTTCTTGCCGATGCCTTCCGTTGGAAGGCCGGAACCGACGTGGCATTTCTCGCCGGGGGCAGCATCCGGGGAGACAGGATCTATCCGGCAGGATCGGCCACCTACGCCACCCTCACGAACATGATGCCCTTCGGGGGCTCCCTGTGGAAAGGGGCCCTTTCCGGCAGCGACCTGCTGCTGGTGCTTGAAACGTCCGCTTCGGCCTACGCCCTGGGCGAAGAGGACTACGACGCCGCCATGAGGGTTCCCACGGGAGGCTTTCTCCAGGTCTCCGGGCTGAGGTTCTCCATCGACCCGAAGAGACAGCCGCTGCTCATCGACAACAACGGGATCGTCCGCACCCAGGGGTCCAGGCTCGTGAAGGCCGAGGTGCAGCAGCCCGACGGATCCTGGGCTCCAGTGGACCCGGGAAAAATCTACACCGTCGCCACCACCGACTGGACGGCGGGGGGCGGCGACAAGCACTACATCCTGAAAAAAAACGGCTCCGCCTTCTCCTCCATGGAGCAGATGTACCTTGAGGCGGTGGCGGACTATGTCCGTTTCCTGAAAGAAATGCGCGGGAAAACGGAAGGCAGGATCACTATTCTTCGATGACAGGGGTGGATTTCATGGAAAGAACAACGGTAGGATACGAAAAACTCAAAAACTACGTGGCGGACATGTTGGAGAAGGGCCTCGGCTATTCCAGGGAGACGGCGGAGACAGGAGCCTGGGTTCTCGTGGAGGCCGACGCCAGGGGGCATGCGTCCCACGGCGCGGCGCGGGTCGAGCTCTACCATAACCTTATTGCCAACGGAAAGGCCGACCCCCACGGGCAGCCGGAAATTGTGCATGAAACACCCGTTTCCCTGGTCATGAGCGGGAACAACGGCTCCGGGTTCGCCGCGGCGAAAATGGCCATGGAAAGGACCATCGAAAAGGCCCGGCAGAGCGGCACCTGCATGACCGCCGTCAGGGATTCCGGCCACTTCGGCATGGCCGGGGTCTGGGCGGAGATGGCGGCCGACGCAGGTATGATAGGGATCGCCTTCACCAATACTATCCGGGCGGCCATTCCCCTCTTCGGCCGGGAGCGCCTGCTGGGGACCAACCCTATCTGCGTGGCCATTCCCCGGGGGAAAAAACCCCATTTCATGCTCGACATGGCCACCACCACCGTGGCCATGGGCAAGGTGGAAGTGGCGGCCCGCCGCGGCGAGACCATGCCGGAGGGGTGGTTCGTGGACGAAAACGGAAAGAATCTGTGCGATGCCGAGAGGGCCCTGGAGATCGCGCGCCTTGGAGCGAACCCCTACGGGGGAATCGTCTTTCTCGGAGGGAGCGGGGAGACTCTGGGAGGACACAAGGGATACGGCCTCGGCCTTCTCGTGGAACTGTTCACCGCCGGCATCTCCCTCGGCGCCCCCACTTTCGACGCCTATTCCGAACGGTGCGGCATATGCCACTATTTCCAGGC
The sequence above is drawn from the Aminivibrio sp. genome and encodes:
- a CDS encoding TIGR00366 family protein, coding for MQAFPPLFVWIIHPKDDKIKLLGITGLKARDVIGYATAVMILSFLVFAIPLLFLPV
- a CDS encoding amidase family protein; translation: MSEKGFRVEEATVQQIHDAMKRGETSCRAVTEEYIRRIEAYDRKGPSLHAVILVNPRALEEADELDRIFREKGPVGPLHGIPVLLKDNVETADMVTTSGSLALEHYLPDDDAFITRKFREAGALIIAKANMHEFAVWGESVSSILGQVINPYDLTRTPGGSSGGTGAGMAANFAAVGIGTDTINSIRSPSSACSCVGIRPTIGLVSRDGISPYSLDQDTAGPICRTVEDAVRVLDVIVGYDPADPETAWSVGNIPKSYMEYLCPDGLEGKRLGVLRSLFGDKPEHEDVNAAMKRSLDAMKEGGAELVDVSEPIDTNYLVSKVSVHLHTLKDDLEGYLKSLGDKCAYHTVEALIASGKIHPGIVENMKTAAGLSRDSDEYRSRTLKRLALKTQVMKLMADLKLDALVYPHQKRLAVPVGETQVERNGVLGSATGFPSIAVPAGFSRPTETAPGGVPIGLEILGRPWSEGILISMAYAFERRTSFRKPPFSTPPLS
- a CDS encoding aminotransferase class V-fold PLP-dependent enzyme, which produces MKTYSIGLVPGPVSVPEEFRRAYLENYGSADLEEEFFFLYEEAEGLLRQLLKTQNPVTIQSGEAMSVLWGAVKSCLLPGDRLLAVSNGVFGRGFGEMGQALGMDVRIVEAPGGDFPDPDVIRKEALSFRPRMITAVHCETPGGLLNPVAPLGGIADEAGALLCVDYVASAGGADVRTDGWGIDIGLLGSQKVLSLLPDLSMAAVSPKAWKAMERVNYQGYDALLPWRDGVKNRYLPYTFNWQALSALRLSLLRLLGEGLEASFGRHERVARYARERLTAMGVSLYPKREELCSPTVTAALVPEGWTWQKLDGALRERGMAVGGSYGPLAGKVFRIGHMGSQADMELVKKGMDVLEDVLGGK
- a CDS encoding bifunctional UDP-sugar hydrolase/5'-nucleotidase; translation: MKILRKSILAFLTLLVLAASAFASGGRVTLLSLNDIHGHIYPEDGEGGLAKAATVIEAIRGENPGNTFFFEIGDVNEGPLFFYFRGHAEMRGLSLLGADGGTLGNHEFDLGEDVLFETVSRARFPVAVSNLRYRDGRPAPFPTHGIKKTADGLTVGFFGLITPELGTMTAGRGNFRAGQDLPSEAERMVNLLRREGCDAIVLLSHCGLDVDRMIARSVAGISAILGGHSHTLMEREEFVEGPGGWVTVIGQAGSYARYLGRMNLVLTQGMADREETSWRAIPLGKDIPEDLRVALLIEPFRERLKEKLDIPLAPQPEDFDARRETLRTGEAPLGNFLADAFRWKAGTDVAFLAGGSIRGDRIYPAGSATYATLTNMMPFGGSLWKGALSGSDLLLVLETSASAYALGEEDYDAAMRVPTGGFLQVSGLRFSIDPKRQPLLIDNNGIVRTQGSRLVKAEVQQPDGSWAPVDPGKIYTVATTDWTAGGGDKHYILKKNGSAFSSMEQMYLEAVADYVRFLKEMRGKTEGRITILR
- a CDS encoding Ldh family oxidoreductase, which gives rise to MERTTVGYEKLKNYVADMLEKGLGYSRETAETGAWVLVEADARGHASHGAARVELYHNLIANGKADPHGQPEIVHETPVSLVMSGNNGSGFAAAKMAMERTIEKARQSGTCMTAVRDSGHFGMAGVWAEMAADAGMIGIAFTNTIRAAIPLFGRERLLGTNPICVAIPRGKKPHFMLDMATTTVAMGKVEVAARRGETMPEGWFVDENGKNLCDAERALEIARLGANPYGGIVFLGGSGETLGGHKGYGLGLLVELFTAGISLGAPTFDAYSERCGICHYFQATRLDLFGDGTAIQEHVEYILEKLRSSPKAEGHERIYIHGEKEYERRMKSLKEGVYLDPATWKKLDDYAALFGMPRLEP